The window TCGGCCTAGGAAAAGTCCATTACAAAGGCGAGGTCATTTCTACAGAAAAGCTGTTTCAACTTCATCAGCTTGCCTCGATTCCATTAGGACCAAAAGAAGGATTGGCACTCATTAATGGCACTCAGTTTATGGCTGCTTTTGGGGTAAAAGTTCTCGAAAGGTTTTATAATATCCTCGCCCATGCTGACATTACTGGAGCGATGATGTTGGAAGGATTACTTGGTTCAATAAAGCCTTTTTCTGCAGAACTCCACCAACTCCGCCCCTATGCTGGAAACCAACATGTAGCACAAACCATCCTCAACCTACTACACGATTCAGAGATTGTACATTCCCATGCAGCATGCGCAAGGGTTCAAGATCCGTATTCACTTCGCTGTATGCCACAAGTGCATGGTGCTTCTAGAAATGCCTGGCTACACCTCAAACAAATCTTAGAAATAGAAATCAACTCCGTCACTGACAATCCTGTAGTCTTTAATGAAAACCATACCATCAGTGGTGGCAATTTCCATGGGCAACCTATTGCTATGCCTTTGGATTATGCTTGCTTGGCTGCATCGGAGATTGGAAATATATCTGACAGAAGAATATATCTTTCATTGGAAGGCGACACACCTGGCGTACCAAAATTGCTTCTCAAAGAAACTGGGCTGAATTCAGGCTTTATGATTCCTCAATACACCACTGCAGCTTTGGCTAGCGAAAACAAAGGACTTTGCTTTCCTTCCTCAGCTGATAGCATTCCCACATCACTTGGTCAGGAAGATCATGTAAGCATGGGCTCTATTGGATCAAGAAAAGCTTTGCAGGTGATCGAAAACGTAGAAAAAATATTAGGAGTAGAGTTATTCTGTGCAGCCCAAGCAGTTGATTTTCACTCGCCATTAAAGTCAGGAAAAATCATGACTGCACTCTACGAACATGTGCGTACCAAAATCAAACATGTCACCGAAGATCAGCTCATGTATGAAGACATGGAAACTGCTATCTCTATCATTCAGAGTGGAGAATTACTTACCTTGGCAAGAGAAGTAGCTGACAAGGAAGGGTTGGCTTTGGAGACGCAATGGTCAGAGGATTTTGATGGATTTTAGTTCAAGTCTTGAGTGAAGCGGTGACTTGGACTTTCCTACTTGCAGTCTTCTGACTGCATACTATATAGTCTGAAGACTGGTGGTAATGGGGTCCATTTGCCGCAGCAAATTGAAACATCCAAATCCTTGTACCAACAGGGGCTTATAATCCAATCATACCTTCATATTAAATTCCTTTAAAAGTTGATTAAAACTCTTATTTTTAGTTGTTCAACTCTTTAAAATTTTTTCTCTTATCAAATTGAAGAGAGAAAAACCTAAAAGAAATATTAAGATCAGTTGATTAGTCAATGGATTTATCCTTTCCAAAAATAATGAACAACCACAATTCTGGAGGCTTGTAGTAAAATAAACAACCATGTAAAAAACCACCAATATGACAACTGAAAGATACACAAGGATGTTTCGTTTTAATACAAAAACTAAAATAGCTGTTACGACTTTGAGGACAACAACAATGTGGGCTAAATAATAACTCCAATAAGATGGTATTAAATTACCAGACCCAATTCCAATAATAAATGCATTGAAATTAAATATTTTCTCGAATGCTGAATATAACAATAAAAAGGAAAGTCCAAACGTAATAAAACTATTCAAGTATTTCATAGTTGACAATGGTCAAATCCTCATAAAAAACCAATAAATTTTTACCTACCTTAAAAATTTTAACAGCCTCTTGGCCATCAGTTAAATTAGGAACTTTAATACTGAATTGATATTCATTGCCATGAGATTCAGTAACTGAATAAACATCTATCACCTTTGTATCTTTTTCATTGGAAATATCATTTAGCAGCCAGAAATAATCATTTTGATCCAAAAAACCATCAATGAACATTTGGTAAGAAGGAACATTAACCAAAACTTTCATTCCTCCTCCAAAGGATTTATATTCTGCTCTTGGGGGTGGAGTTTTGTCAATAGTGGTTATTGCTCTTAGAAATTTTTTTTCTTTGCGGTCAAAAACAAATACCCTACCAACGCAATAATTAAAATATAC is drawn from Belliella baltica DSM 15883 and contains these coding sequences:
- the hutH gene encoding histidine ammonia-lyase yields the protein MKTTFQYGQQHLTASIALSIAKDEIRGILTDETREKVRASASAVEKIVAKGKPVYGINTGFGPLCTTMISPDQTRKLQENILKSHAVGVGEPIPIDIAKVMMILKIHALAKGYSGIQEATLDRMIWHVENNAIPVVPKQGSVGASGDLAPLSHLFLPLIGLGKVHYKGEVISTEKLFQLHQLASIPLGPKEGLALINGTQFMAAFGVKVLERFYNILAHADITGAMMLEGLLGSIKPFSAELHQLRPYAGNQHVAQTILNLLHDSEIVHSHAACARVQDPYSLRCMPQVHGASRNAWLHLKQILEIEINSVTDNPVVFNENHTISGGNFHGQPIAMPLDYACLAASEIGNISDRRIYLSLEGDTPGVPKLLLKETGLNSGFMIPQYTTAALASENKGLCFPSSADSIPTSLGQEDHVSMGSIGSRKALQVIENVEKILGVELFCAAQAVDFHSPLKSGKIMTALYEHVRTKIKHVTEDQLMYEDMETAISIIQSGELLTLAREVADKEGLALETQWSEDFDGF
- a CDS encoding MauE/DoxX family redox-associated membrane protein, yielding MKYLNSFITFGLSFLLLYSAFEKIFNFNAFIIGIGSGNLIPSYWSYYLAHIVVVLKVVTAILVFVLKRNILVYLSVVILVVFYMVVYFTTSLQNCGCSLFLERINPLTNQLILIFLLGFSLFNLIREKILKS